One segment of Cerasicoccus sp. TK19100 DNA contains the following:
- a CDS encoding quinone-dependent dihydroorotate dehydrogenase, with protein MGDFYEKLVRPYLFRGDPEEAHDRAIGWLRMLSGMGPALRIMEAYNRPARSEPLELFGLTFPNPVGLAAGFDKNAHCWQAMAALGFGHVEIGTVTKLEQPGNQKPRVFRYPQHEALINRMGFPNDGAEAVAKRLSKAPSSRKRRIPLGINIGKSRVTPIDQAVGDYLASYEKLADYADYFTINVSSPNTQDLRQLQEKHLLSDLVGAVIAADRERARKLGKGRIPILVKIAPDLTYRQIDDILAAAIDVGADGLIATNTLIERPVDLGDKDQTGGLSGAPIHQRAVNIVNYIYRSVGDKLPIIGVGGIHDERTAGNFFDAGAKMIQVYTGMVYRGPFFAKDLAQGFSWRNRDWV; from the coding sequence ATGGGAGACTTTTACGAGAAACTGGTGCGACCCTATTTATTCCGGGGCGACCCGGAGGAAGCGCACGATCGCGCTATTGGCTGGCTGCGCATGCTTTCGGGCATGGGGCCCGCATTGCGTATCATGGAAGCCTATAATCGGCCGGCACGCAGTGAGCCTTTAGAACTTTTTGGCCTTACTTTTCCCAATCCCGTGGGTTTGGCGGCCGGGTTTGATAAAAACGCCCACTGCTGGCAGGCTATGGCTGCCCTGGGCTTCGGCCACGTGGAAATTGGCACCGTGACCAAGCTGGAGCAGCCCGGCAACCAAAAGCCGCGCGTATTCCGCTACCCACAGCATGAGGCGCTGATCAACCGTATGGGCTTCCCCAATGACGGCGCAGAAGCCGTGGCCAAGCGCCTTTCGAAGGCACCTTCGTCGCGCAAGCGCCGTATCCCGCTAGGTATTAATATCGGTAAAAGCCGCGTTACGCCCATCGATCAAGCCGTTGGGGATTATCTGGCCTCTTACGAGAAGCTGGCGGACTACGCGGATTATTTCACGATTAATGTCAGCAGCCCGAATACCCAGGATCTGCGTCAATTGCAGGAAAAACACCTGTTGAGCGACCTGGTCGGCGCGGTGATCGCCGCCGACCGCGAGCGCGCGCGCAAGCTTGGCAAGGGGCGTATTCCGATTCTCGTTAAAATCGCACCAGATCTGACTTACCGCCAAATTGACGACATTCTCGCCGCCGCTATCGATGTGGGCGCAGACGGCCTCATTGCGACGAATACACTGATCGAGCGTCCGGTCGACCTCGGTGACAAAGACCAGACCGGCGGCCTCAGTGGCGCGCCGATCCACCAGCGCGCCGTGAACATCGTCAACTACATCTACCGCAGCGTCGGCGACAAGCTGCCGATCATCGGCGTAGGAGGCATTCATGACGAGCGCACAGCGGGTAACTTCTTTGATGCCGGTGCCAAGATGATTCAGGTCTACACGGGCATGGTTTATCGTGGCCCGTTTTTCGCAAAGGACTTGGCGCAGGGCTTCAGCTGGCGCAATCGCGACTGGGTGTAG